Part of the Gracilinanus agilis isolate LMUSP501 unplaced genomic scaffold, AgileGrace unplaced_scaffold40183, whole genome shotgun sequence genome is shown below.
CCTAAAGCCTACCTCCCTGAACCAGTATTCTCAGGCTACGTATGGCCCTTGTGGTGTCCCATCAAGAATTCCCCTTCCTGAGTGGTGCTCCCATGCTTCCTCTAGTTGCTTAGAGTTTATTAGGTCATGTtttgctttcttccctttctcttccgcCCCCAACTGATTCATggcttcaaatccttccttagacaCTTACGAGTTGTATGATCTTGAGTATGAATCATCAAACACttcatgcctcaatttccttatctgtaaaatggacagtTTATGAGACAAAGGCCAGAGAACATACATAGGAGCATAATTCACAGTATTTTTGTTGAATTTGTATATACTCCTGCAAGTTAGTCTTATGTGTATTCCATACTTTCTATATTAGTTTGTGTTTAGTTCTGTGTTGCTTTgggtatattcttttcttctttttggtgtTCTCCACACGTGACTCTCCCTGGGGAAGGATATTGTTCTTGCTGGTTCTTTTGTATCTCCTATGGTCAAGAACAAGGGTTCTGGGCATGGTGAGTGCTCAATAAAAGTTGGTGACTTGGTTTTTACAGAATGATGTCCTGCCAAGTTCCAGTATGAAAGGCCAAGGCAAGAAGCAGAATGGACAGGCCAACCATCACAAGTACAGCCACCTCGCCTACAGCATTACAGACACTCCGCCCTGGTACCTCTGCATCTTCCTGGGGATTCAGGTAAGAACACCAAGCACGAACAAATGAACAACCCGGATCCTCAACTGAAATgctttgtttattaaaaatatttatttgaccATCCTAAAAGCCAAACTGGTTTGGATACACAACTATAGACTCATATTGTCCATatagttttcttgggaaagactctgtagtggtttgccatttactcctTCAGAGaatgaaggcaaacagaggttaagtgacttgcccagagtcacacaactaggaagtgtctcaggctggatgTGACATCTgctcttccagactccaggtgcagtgagccacctagctgccccttgtcccATCCCTCCCAGCACCTAAACCTTGGTTTTGACCACCCCTTTTATGTCCACAGGGAAGCAAGCAGCCCTAGAGTCTTCATGCcagtctcctctctctccctacaGCATTATCTCACAGCCCTGGGAGGGCTTGTGGCTGTGCCACTCATTCTGGCCAAGGACCTGTGCCTACAGCATGATCCCCTGACCCAAAGCTACCTCATCAGCACCATTTTCTTTGTCTCTGGCATCTGCACACTCCTTCAAGTCCTTTTAGGAGTCAGGTAGGCTAACAGTGCCCTAGAAGAGCCCACAGTCTTGCCTTCACCCCCAAGGGCAGGCATGGGGCATGCATGATTGACTGGAGAACCCAGGAAAATAGTAAAATGAGTTCTTCCAATGTAGCTCTCTGCAAGTGTGCAAGACAAATGAAGGCTTTCTTTGGAATattagctccttgaaggcagggactggctCACTTTTCATATTTGCATCTTTAGgacctaacacatagtaggtacttattaaatgattgttgattgatttcaCGCCTGTCCATATCCTTCTTCCAAGTTTCTACTGCCTTGACCTCTCTCTTCCCAAGATTTCAGGGAACTCTGGCTTCCCAGAACTTCATCACAACCCATTCCTAGAACCAGAAAAACTCAAAATGTCACTTAGATTCTTCCAATCTCATGCCCAGTGTAGGCTGCTCACCCCTACCCATGCTCTACTTTGGGGATAGGACCTGAAAGCAAATTCAGCTGATACAACTCAGGTAAGTGATATGAATCAATGGATGAACCAGGATTTACTAAGTGCCTCCTATTTACTGGATGCTGGGGATAGAAATATATAGAGCCAAACAATCCCTAGACCCAATCTGTTCTCATAACTATCATCATTAACTTGTGTCCATCTTGGAATACCATATTTGGAGATGCTAAACCATGACCCTAGACCAAGTCTAATATCCCTGGACGCCTCCTCCTACCCCCTAAACATTGATAACTCAGAGGAACAagacaaaagaggaagaaggcagAAGACTTTGTCctttactttttctctctccttagcTGTCATTCTagcttcaattcaattcat
Proteins encoded:
- the LOC123255158 gene encoding solute carrier family 23 member 2-like translates to MKGQGKKQNGQANHHKYSHLAYSITDTPPWYLCIFLGIQHYLTALGGLVAVPLILAKDLCLQHDPLTQSYLISTIFFVSGICTLLQVLLGVR